A part of Pseudoalteromonas arctica A 37-1-2 genomic DNA contains:
- the rsmE gene encoding 16S rRNA (uracil(1498)-N(3))-methyltransferase, with protein MRVPHIYQTSSIALNTPVTLDDDAAGHIGRVLRMKVGEHVSIFNGEGGEYLSEIIEVTKKTVVVMPLELNPHDVESPLKIHLGQCVSRGDKMDFTIQKSVELGITEITPIFSQRCGVKLMGDRLEKKHQQWQKIAIAAAEQSGRNFVPIIHPPVDLKQWLAQQTNAIKLTLHPRAEHSIKTITVPKDGVRFLVGPEGGFTDDEMALTKQLEFVDIRLGPRVLRTETAALTVLSALQLQFGDLAN; from the coding sequence ATGCGAGTTCCTCATATTTATCAAACATCGAGTATTGCCCTAAACACCCCTGTAACTTTAGATGACGATGCTGCAGGGCATATTGGCAGAGTGCTGCGCATGAAAGTAGGCGAGCATGTATCTATTTTTAATGGCGAAGGCGGCGAATACCTTAGTGAAATAATTGAGGTAACAAAAAAAACAGTCGTCGTAATGCCGTTAGAGCTTAATCCTCATGATGTAGAATCCCCGCTTAAAATTCATTTAGGCCAGTGTGTATCCCGTGGTGATAAAATGGATTTTACAATTCAAAAGTCAGTTGAACTGGGCATTACCGAAATCACCCCTATTTTTAGTCAGCGCTGTGGCGTGAAACTAATGGGCGATCGTCTTGAGAAAAAACACCAACAATGGCAAAAAATTGCAATAGCAGCGGCAGAGCAATCTGGGCGTAATTTTGTGCCAATTATTCATCCCCCCGTAGATTTAAAACAATGGCTTGCACAACAAACCAATGCAATTAAGCTCACTCTTCACCCTCGTGCTGAGCACAGCATTAAAACCATTACGGTACCTAAAGATGGCGTACGCTTTTTAGTCGGCCCAGAAGGCGGCTTTACCGACGATGAAATGGCACTAACTAAACAACTAGAATTTGTGGATATTCGCTTAGGCCCGCGCGTTTTACGAACGGAAACAGCCGCTTTAACGGTCTTAAGTGCATTACAACTTCAATTTGGCGATTTAGCTAATTGA